In Flexistipes sp., one DNA window encodes the following:
- a CDS encoding betaine/proline/choline family ABC transporter ATP-binding protein yields the protein MIKFENVSKAYEENNVVKNLSFEVKKGEICVLIGPSGCGKSTTLKMINRLVEPTEGAVRIDGKDVRDFKPEILRRRIGYVIQNIGLFPHLSVKENISVVPKLLKWDKNRIGQRVSELMDLMGMQESQFLKKHPSELSGGQAQRVGVARALAANPDIVLMDEPFGALDPITKSSLQNEILRLQKKVQKTIVFVTHDIDEAVKLADRIAVMNEGRLLAYDRPESILNNKENEFIKKFVGFDRALKKLTRLYVEDFIKPYKSVKFSDSSEFIKRKVEKEIFVWVVDDDGNLKGWLNNDDSIGFTEHIENLVVKDIENFQVSPDCSLKDALSVMMSENVVTLPVVDNGKLIGEIRLSDIVGNEKNS from the coding sequence ATGATAAAATTTGAGAATGTTTCAAAAGCTTACGAAGAGAATAATGTGGTAAAAAACCTTTCCTTTGAGGTTAAGAAAGGAGAAATCTGTGTATTGATTGGCCCTTCCGGATGCGGGAAATCAACAACACTGAAGATGATAAACAGACTTGTTGAGCCCACGGAAGGGGCTGTAAGAATAGATGGAAAAGATGTGAGAGATTTCAAACCTGAGATTCTGCGCAGAAGGATTGGTTATGTTATTCAGAATATAGGTCTTTTTCCTCATTTATCTGTTAAAGAAAATATTTCAGTTGTTCCTAAGCTGCTGAAATGGGATAAAAACAGAATTGGCCAACGAGTATCCGAACTCATGGATCTTATGGGAATGCAGGAGAGCCAGTTTCTTAAAAAACACCCTTCGGAACTTTCAGGAGGGCAGGCTCAGCGTGTCGGTGTTGCCCGCGCTTTGGCAGCAAATCCAGATATTGTACTGATGGATGAACCTTTTGGTGCTCTTGATCCTATTACAAAATCGAGTTTGCAAAATGAAATTCTGCGTTTGCAAAAGAAAGTGCAGAAGACGATTGTGTTTGTTACCCATGATATAGATGAAGCGGTAAAACTTGCAGACAGAATTGCAGTGATGAATGAAGGTAGGCTTCTGGCATACGACAGGCCGGAATCTATTCTGAACAATAAAGAGAATGAATTTATTAAAAAATTTGTCGGTTTTGACAGGGCATTGAAAAAACTTACACGTCTGTATGTTGAGGACTTTATAAAACCTTATAAAAGTGTAAAATTTTCTGATTCGTCTGAATTTATTAAAAGGAAGGTAGAAAAAGAAATTTTTGTCTGGGTTGTGGATGATGACGGTAACTTAAAGGGATGGTTGAACAATGACGACAGTATTGGTTTTACTGAGCATATTGAAAATCTTGTCGTAAAGGATATAGAAAATTTTCAGGTCTCACCGGATTGTTCACTAAAGGACGCTTTGTCGGTGATGATGAGTGAAAATGTTGTAACACTGCCGGTGGTGGATAACGGTAAATTAATCGGGGAAATCAGGCTGTCGGATATAGTGGGCAATGAAAAAAATAGCTAA
- a CDS encoding lysine exporter LysO family protein, with protein sequence MIILMLAAVTAGTLTAQFSILPEFIIIGTDEITRYMLYLLLLLIGYDIGRDKNTIRKLINADRQAFFIPFGTIAGTLAGGAFAVLFINMSIKDSLAVSAGFGWYSLSAVIIADAKGSDLGSVAFLTNVFREIISIILIPVLAKYVNPYVSIAPGGATTMDTTLPIIEKYAGSSAAFIAFLHGFILSSLVPVLVPVFL encoded by the coding sequence ATGATAATCCTGATGTTGGCAGCAGTGACGGCAGGCACATTAACAGCTCAATTCTCGATACTTCCCGAATTTATAATAATCGGTACCGATGAAATAACCCGATATATGCTTTATCTGCTCTTACTTCTTATTGGATATGATATAGGAAGAGACAAAAACACAATACGCAAACTGATCAATGCAGACAGGCAGGCTTTTTTCATTCCCTTTGGAACAATAGCCGGGACATTGGCAGGAGGAGCATTTGCCGTTTTATTTATCAATATGAGTATAAAAGATTCCCTGGCTGTTTCAGCAGGGTTCGGCTGGTATTCACTCTCTGCCGTCATCATAGCTGATGCCAAAGGCAGTGATTTGGGATCCGTGGCATTTCTGACAAATGTTTTCAGGGAAATAATAAGTATTATACTTATTCCGGTACTGGCTAAATATGTGAATCCTTATGTAAGTATAGCACCGGGAGGGGCTACTACAATGGACACAACGCTGCCAATCATTGAAAAATATGCCGGTTCTTCAGCAGCGTTTATCGCATTTCTTCACGGATTTATTTTAAGTTCACTTGTGCCTGTACTTGTACCGGTATTTCTCTAA
- a CDS encoding flavodoxin family protein, with translation MSEINMNFSDLNAVFLNCTLKKTPELSHTEGLMKISKAIMEKNGVSVEMLRPVDYNIAYGVYPDMKEYGWAEDEWPGIYEKVKKADIIVIGTPIWLGDKSSVCTKVIERLYSSSGDLNEEGQYAYYGKVGGCIITGNEDGAKHCAMNIMYSLQHLGCLIPPQSDAAWLGEAGPGPSYLDEGSGGPENDFTNRNTTFMSWNLMHLARILKDKGGIPAHGNQRSKWDAGCRFDHPNPEYR, from the coding sequence ATGAGTGAAATTAATATGAACTTTTCAGATTTAAATGCGGTATTTCTTAACTGTACCCTTAAGAAAACACCTGAACTGTCACACACTGAAGGGCTCATGAAGATTTCCAAAGCTATCATGGAAAAAAATGGAGTATCTGTGGAAATGCTCAGACCGGTGGATTATAATATAGCTTATGGTGTTTATCCGGACATGAAAGAGTATGGATGGGCTGAGGATGAATGGCCGGGTATTTATGAAAAAGTAAAAAAGGCAGATATTATTGTCATAGGAACTCCAATCTGGCTGGGGGATAAGTCGTCAGTATGCACAAAGGTTATAGAAAGGCTTTACTCCTCTTCAGGAGATCTTAATGAGGAAGGACAATATGCATATTACGGCAAAGTCGGAGGCTGTATTATAACGGGAAACGAAGACGGGGCAAAACACTGCGCAATGAATATTATGTATTCCCTTCAGCACTTAGGCTGTCTTATTCCTCCGCAATCTGATGCGGCATGGCTTGGAGAGGCCGGTCCGGGCCCCTCTTATCTGGATGAAGGCTCAGGCGGTCCTGAAAATGATTTTACTAACAGAAATACTACTTTTATGTCCTGGAATTTAATGCATTTGGCACGTATATTGAAAGATAAGGGCGGTATTCCTGCACATGGGAATCAGCGTTCCAAATGGGACGCCGGCTGCAGGTTTGACCATCCAAATCCGGAATACAGATAA
- the osmF gene encoding glycine betaine ABC transporter substrate-binding protein OsmF produces MKRILGIIFITIFLAGSGFANEKVVVGSKIDTEGSLLGNMIMLMLEENDISTVNKIQLGPTNIVRNAIKTGQIDIYPEYTGNGAFFFDNFEKGVFKDFQKGYETVKRLDYKKNKIVWLTPADANNTWAIATRKKLAEKHSLKSLEDFAEYVNNGGYVKLACSEEFATREDALPAFMEAYGFKLKDESLLILSGGNTAQTEKAAARKTSGVNFAMAYGTDGALAALNLVVLEDTKNVQPVYAPAPIIREEVLNKYPEIEKILKPVFESLNLEKLQKMNSKIAIGGVPAEIVAQNYLKSNGFID; encoded by the coding sequence ATGAAAAGGATTTTAGGGATTATTTTTATAACAATTTTTTTAGCCGGCTCCGGTTTTGCTAATGAAAAAGTGGTTGTGGGCTCCAAGATTGACACCGAAGGTTCACTCTTAGGCAATATGATTATGTTAATGCTTGAAGAAAATGATATTTCCACTGTCAACAAAATCCAGCTGGGTCCTACAAATATTGTGCGTAATGCCATAAAAACAGGACAAATCGATATTTATCCGGAATATACCGGAAACGGAGCTTTTTTCTTCGATAATTTTGAAAAGGGTGTATTTAAAGATTTCCAAAAAGGCTATGAAACAGTGAAGAGGCTTGATTATAAGAAAAATAAAATTGTGTGGCTTACTCCTGCTGATGCAAACAATACGTGGGCGATAGCCACTCGGAAAAAGTTGGCAGAGAAACATTCTTTGAAATCACTGGAAGATTTTGCCGAGTACGTTAACAACGGAGGCTATGTTAAACTGGCCTGCTCAGAAGAGTTTGCCACAAGGGAAGATGCACTTCCAGCTTTTATGGAGGCTTACGGTTTTAAGCTTAAGGATGAAAGTCTTCTGATTTTATCCGGAGGCAATACAGCCCAAACGGAAAAGGCCGCTGCCCGGAAAACAAGCGGTGTGAATTTTGCAATGGCTTACGGTACGGACGGAGCTTTGGCGGCTCTCAATCTTGTGGTACTTGAAGACACAAAAAACGTTCAGCCGGTGTACGCTCCGGCACCAATTATCAGAGAGGAAGTTCTTAACAAGTACCCTGAAATAGAGAAGATACTTAAGCCGGTTTTTGAATCGCTAAATCTGGAAAAACTCCAGAAAATGAATTCAAAGATAGCAATCGGAGGGGTTCCTGCTGAAATAGTAGCGCAAAATTATCTGAAGTCCAATGGATTTATCGACTAA
- a CDS encoding ABC transporter permease, which yields MKKIAKLKMFQPLLMFIAVIFTLTLVFYTYGNREGFEEFLYTRSDALGLTIEHLYMVFVSAGFSVIAGVFTGVLVTRKFWSDLLPAVNSLASVGQTFPPVAVLALAVPVVGFGFKPTIIALILYGFFPIVRNTIAGIESVPKDVKEAAKGMGMTGVQILAKVELPLASKIILAGIRTSVIINIGTATIGATIGAGGLGAPIISGLINENFYYVLQGSLCVGLLAVVADKAIEDLGRLLFE from the coding sequence ATGAAAAAAATAGCTAAACTTAAAATGTTTCAACCTTTACTTATGTTTATAGCTGTTATCTTTACTCTAACTTTAGTTTTCTATACTTACGGCAACAGGGAAGGTTTTGAGGAATTTTTGTACACCCGATCGGACGCTTTGGGGCTGACGATAGAGCATTTATATATGGTTTTCGTTTCGGCTGGATTTTCCGTGATTGCGGGGGTTTTTACCGGTGTTCTTGTGACCAGAAAATTCTGGTCTGATCTTCTGCCTGCGGTTAATTCCCTGGCTTCAGTGGGCCAAACATTTCCGCCTGTGGCAGTTCTTGCTCTGGCTGTGCCTGTGGTCGGATTCGGATTCAAACCCACAATAATAGCATTGATTCTGTACGGTTTTTTCCCTATTGTCAGAAATACTATTGCCGGAATTGAGTCGGTGCCAAAAGATGTAAAAGAAGCAGCAAAAGGGATGGGAATGACCGGCGTTCAGATATTGGCTAAAGTGGAACTTCCTCTTGCCTCGAAAATTATATTGGCCGGTATAAGAACCTCTGTTATTATAAACATCGGAACAGCCACAATAGGTGCTACAATCGGTGCAGGCGGGTTAGGGGCTCCTATAATATCCGGATTGATTAATGAGAATTTCTATTATGTTTTACAAGGAAGCTTGTGTGTAGGCCTTTTGGCAGTTGTGGCAGATAAGGCAATAGAGGATTTGGGGAGATTGTTGTTTGAGTAA
- a CDS encoding LysO family transporter — translation MLIFLLFLMTGIALGYFLNGKHVDKTQKIFLNISILLLLFFMGASIGKDPELFDKIAGFGFQALVIASSTIFFSIIGVLIVVSFIGGKK, via the coding sequence ATGCTTATTTTTTTACTGTTTTTAATGACAGGTATCGCTCTCGGATATTTTCTTAACGGGAAACATGTAGACAAAACCCAGAAAATTTTTCTCAATATCAGTATTTTGCTTTTGCTGTTTTTTATGGGGGCAAGCATAGGCAAAGACCCGGAATTATTTGACAAAATTGCCGGTTTCGGGTTTCAGGCACTTGTAATAGCTTCTTCTACAATTTTTTTCAGCATAATAGGGGTATTGATTGTTGTAAGTTTCATAGGTGGGAAAAAATGA
- a CDS encoding ABC transporter permease, with product MDLSTNKVYAGLVFRRLLDKNEIIFLLLFALGLLSSSFIVEKPNRLAGGSPLALDSVISGTSITLAVVIALIAVLLSRKRAFVFTNLSFLLLGLMLSFFLWQAGDYAAGVTSQNDYARISLSYGFWLILGAFYFFYIYNINFFSGAFYRFLLSISFFLPLTVVLLAGFADKLSLLIEFYYNQDRFYGEVLNHFKIAYGAVVLAVITGFPLAVFITRNEKLSEKVFNVLGILQTIPSIALFGFLMIPLAFIVNMFPVLGKFGISGIGWLPAVIALYLYSLLPVVINVFTGIKSVSSDVVEAARGMGMARYQVLFRIKILLSLPVILNGIRVALVQSVGNTAVAALIGAGGLGVFIFQGLGQAAPDLILLGAIPTIIIAVLTDSVMQILADYTKKKTAYDKI from the coding sequence ATGGATTTATCGACTAATAAAGTTTATGCCGGTTTGGTTTTCCGCAGATTGTTGGATAAAAATGAGATAATTTTTCTTTTGCTTTTTGCTTTGGGGCTTTTAAGCAGCAGCTTCATAGTGGAAAAACCTAACAGACTGGCCGGCGGAAGCCCCTTGGCTCTGGATAGTGTTATTTCCGGCACTTCAATAACTTTAGCAGTTGTTATCGCATTAATTGCTGTTTTACTGTCCAGAAAAAGAGCCTTTGTATTTACAAATCTTTCATTTTTGCTCCTCGGTCTGATGCTCTCTTTTTTCCTTTGGCAGGCCGGGGATTACGCCGCCGGTGTCACTTCACAGAATGATTATGCAAGAATCAGTCTTTCCTATGGTTTCTGGCTCATATTGGGAGCATTCTACTTTTTTTACATTTATAATATTAATTTTTTCAGCGGTGCTTTTTACAGATTTTTACTGTCAATTTCATTTTTTCTTCCATTAACAGTTGTTCTTTTAGCAGGTTTTGCGGATAAACTGTCTTTATTGATTGAATTTTACTACAATCAGGATCGTTTTTACGGAGAAGTTTTAAATCACTTTAAAATTGCATATGGAGCTGTTGTTTTGGCGGTAATTACAGGTTTTCCTTTGGCAGTTTTTATAACCCGAAACGAAAAGCTGAGTGAAAAAGTTTTTAATGTGCTGGGAATTCTGCAGACCATTCCCAGTATCGCTTTGTTCGGTTTTCTTATGATTCCTCTGGCGTTTATCGTAAATATGTTTCCTGTACTCGGCAAATTTGGCATTTCAGGCATAGGATGGCTTCCGGCTGTTATCGCCCTTTATCTGTACTCACTTCTGCCTGTGGTTATAAATGTTTTCACCGGAATAAAAAGTGTTTCTTCAGATGTGGTGGAAGCTGCCAGAGGGATGGGAATGGCAAGATACCAAGTGCTGTTCAGGATAAAAATTCTGTTAAGTCTGCCCGTTATTTTAAACGGAATAAGGGTTGCTCTGGTTCAGTCGGTTGGTAATACTGCCGTTGCCGCTCTTATAGGCGCAGGCGGTCTCGGTGTTTTTATCTTTCAGGGGCTTGGGCAGGCTGCTCCTGATTTGATACTGCTGGGTGCAATTCCCACAATTATAATTGCTGTGCTTACCGATTCAGTTATGCAGATATTGGCGGATTATACAAAAAAGAAGACGGCTTATGATAAAATTTGA
- a CDS encoding TraR/DksA family transcriptional regulator, with translation MGKNKKEEIKKQVISLIQELEQEIAELNENDQTVAPDNAIGRLSRMEAMQAQNINNATLSNKRKRLIRLKDTLGKIDSPHFGECKACGEEIEINRLRASPEANVCSECIRQNQKK, from the coding sequence ATGGGAAAAAATAAGAAAGAAGAAATAAAAAAACAGGTTATTTCGCTTATTCAAGAACTTGAACAGGAAATTGCAGAACTTAATGAGAATGATCAGACAGTAGCTCCGGATAATGCAATAGGAAGACTGAGCAGAATGGAGGCCATGCAGGCACAGAACATAAATAATGCAACCTTGAGTAATAAGCGTAAAAGACTAATCAGACTTAAAGACACATTGGGTAAGATTGATTCTCCGCATTTCGGAGAGTGTAAAGCGTGTGGTGAGGAAATAGAGATTAACAGACTAAGAGCCAGTCCAGAAGCCAACGTATGCAGTGAATGTATTCGTCAGAATCAAAAAAAGTGA
- a CDS encoding radical SAM/SPASM domain-containing protein, translated as MSEKWELKWMAWELTEKCNLSCVHCRSASEIDSSEGLFTLDKAKAFLDEIAEFASPVIVLSGGEPLMRKDVFDIAEYGTEKGFRMCMATNGVLVDDEVCEKINSSGIRIVALSLDGSTREIHDDFRGQVGAFDGVMRAAEYFRKHDIKFIINSSFTKRNQEDIPNVKDLAKKIGATAWYMFQIVPTGRGEEIMKELIDKEDYEKILNWHYDMEREEEDILVRPTCAPQYYRIWHERSRKEGKDSTRRNLSFSTGGGKGCIAAQKICLVTAMGDVYPCSYFPLAAGNVFKESFKEIWEKSKLFNDIRSFKDYEGKCGSCRYLGVCGGCRARAYAVSDSYMAEEPFCDYVPENYKEPVDKK; from the coding sequence ATGTCAGAAAAATGGGAACTCAAATGGATGGCATGGGAACTGACGGAAAAGTGCAATCTCAGCTGTGTGCATTGCAGATCAGCCTCAGAAATTGATTCATCTGAAGGTTTGTTTACTTTAGATAAAGCAAAAGCTTTTCTGGATGAAATTGCCGAATTTGCTTCACCTGTTATTGTTCTTTCCGGCGGTGAGCCGTTAATGAGAAAGGATGTTTTTGATATAGCGGAATACGGCACGGAAAAAGGTTTTCGTATGTGTATGGCCACCAACGGTGTTCTTGTGGACGATGAAGTTTGTGAAAAAATCAACTCATCAGGCATCAGAATTGTTGCTTTAAGTCTGGATGGTTCCACCAGAGAAATCCATGATGATTTCAGAGGCCAGGTTGGTGCTTTTGACGGTGTGATGAGAGCTGCCGAATATTTCAGGAAACATGACATTAAGTTTATTATAAATTCCTCTTTTACCAAGAGAAATCAGGAAGATATCCCGAATGTAAAAGATCTCGCCAAAAAAATAGGTGCAACAGCTTGGTACATGTTCCAGATTGTGCCTACTGGTCGTGGTGAAGAAATAATGAAAGAACTTATAGATAAAGAAGATTACGAAAAGATTCTTAACTGGCACTATGACATGGAGAGGGAAGAAGAGGATATCCTTGTACGCCCTACATGTGCTCCTCAGTATTACCGTATTTGGCATGAGCGCAGCAGAAAAGAGGGCAAAGACAGTACAAGAAGAAATCTCAGCTTTTCCACAGGCGGCGGCAAAGGATGTATTGCAGCACAGAAAATCTGCCTTGTAACGGCTATGGGTGATGTGTACCCGTGCTCATATTTTCCTCTGGCAGCCGGCAATGTTTTCAAAGAGTCTTTCAAGGAAATCTGGGAAAAATCAAAGCTTTTTAACGACATACGGAGCTTTAAAGATTACGAAGGTAAATGCGGCTCCTGCAGATATCTGGGGGTATGCGGCGGTTGCAGAGCCAGAGCATATGCAGTATCGGATTCCTATATGGCTGAAGAGCCTTTTTGCGACTATGTGCCTGAAAATTACAAAGAGCCTGTTGATAAAAAATAG